A DNA window from bacterium contains the following coding sequences:
- the radA gene encoding DNA repair protein RadA codes for MAKVKTAFICQECGYQSARWLGKCPTCGKWNSLVEERLDIDISLREERTLSTAKPSPISSIKPQPEERFLTGISEFDHVLGGGVVAGSLVLLAGSPGIGKSTLLLQVAGSLAVSGKKCLYISGEESLEQIKLRADRLRIDSPELIIFSETNIKEIINQIKEIKPKFVIIDSIQTVYHDGFSGSPGSVGQVKQCTDELFYLAKSKRIPVFISGQITKEGAIAGPKVLEHIVDTVLYFEGSKDHLYRILRVEKNRYGTTSEISIFEMKSDGLQQVLNPSQIFLEGRIPTAGTVVVAPLEGTRPLLVELQALVTRANFNLPRRQASGLDYNRILLLVAVLEKNFNLHLENCDIFLNIAGGVKIYEPACDLGVIAAIYSGVKNRPIGEEVMVIGEVGLVGEVRGVTFVEKRVSEAEKLGFKTCILPSNNLKEFHEKRKIDLIGVSTVNEAIEKLHLGRA; via the coding sequence TTGGCAAAAGTAAAGACGGCCTTTATTTGTCAGGAATGCGGATATCAGTCCGCCCGCTGGCTGGGCAAGTGTCCTACTTGTGGGAAGTGGAACAGTTTAGTTGAAGAGAGATTAGATATAGATATTAGCTTGAGGGAAGAACGCACCCTTTCCACAGCAAAGCCGAGTCCAATCAGTTCTATCAAACCTCAGCCTGAGGAGAGGTTTCTCACAGGAATATCAGAGTTCGATCATGTTTTAGGTGGAGGAGTTGTGGCTGGCTCGCTTGTCCTGTTAGCTGGTTCTCCTGGTATCGGCAAATCGACTCTGCTTTTACAGGTGGCGGGAAGTCTGGCAGTTTCCGGAAAAAAATGCTTATACATCTCTGGAGAGGAGTCTTTGGAACAGATAAAGTTGCGAGCTGACAGGTTGAGGATAGATTCTCCGGAATTGATAATATTCTCTGAGACAAATATTAAAGAGATAATTAACCAGATTAAAGAGATTAAACCGAAATTTGTAATTATCGATTCAATTCAAACGGTTTACCATGATGGTTTTAGTGGTTCACCAGGAAGTGTGGGCCAGGTTAAACAGTGCACTGATGAACTCTTTTATTTAGCCAAGTCCAAAAGGATTCCCGTATTCATTTCGGGACAGATTACTAAAGAGGGAGCAATTGCCGGCCCAAAAGTTTTAGAGCATATTGTGGATACAGTTCTTTATTTTGAAGGGTCTAAGGATCACTTATATAGGATTTTGAGGGTGGAGAAAAATCGGTATGGTACTACCTCGGAAATTAGCATCTTTGAGATGAAAAGCGATGGATTGCAACAGGTATTAAATCCCTCACAGATTTTTCTGGAGGGACGCATTCCCACTGCGGGGACAGTTGTCGTAGCACCTTTAGAGGGAACTAGACCCCTTTTAGTTGAACTACAGGCTTTAGTCACAAGAGCAAATTTTAACCTACCCAGGCGACAAGCCAGTGGTTTAGACTACAATAGGATACTTCTCTTGGTAGCGGTACTGGAGAAAAATTTTAATCTCCATCTGGAAAATTGTGATATCTTCTTGAATATCGCCGGAGGCGTGAAAATTTACGAACCTGCCTGTGACCTGGGCGTTATAGCGGCTATCTATTCAGGAGTGAAGAATAGACCTATTGGTGAGGAGGTAATGGTTATTGGTGAAGTTGGTTTGGTAGGTGAGGTGCGGGGAGTGACTTTTGTTGAAAAAAGGGTAAGCGAGGCGGAAAAGTTAGGCTTCAAAACCTGCATACTACCCAGTAATAACCTGAAAGAATTCCACGAGAAGAGAAAAATAGATTTAATTGGTGTGTCTACAGTTAATGAGGCTATTGAAAAACTGCATCTCGGGCGGGCTTGA
- a CDS encoding PIN domain-containing protein has product MFIWIVRLLVIIAGPIIGYFQISPGAKGILIGTGAAILIILVEILIEKVALDTMVAGGIGIILGLIAAKLIDYSVALMGNPSVDTFFKSYSLLTKVVLAYIGMLLAIKKKEELELLDKNITLSSKRKGGAMMKVIDTSALIDGRIIDICETKFLEGTLVIPNFVLKELQEISDSPDSSKRNLGRRGLDVLKRLQETKQVTVKIFEKDYPKIEEVDAKIIKLADELDARIMTADFNLNKVAAVQGIAVLNVNELSNAIKPPVLPGEAMKVFVLKEGKEPKQGVAYLDDGTMVVIEDGRRYIGRKVDVMVNSILQTAAGRMIFARLVEE; this is encoded by the coding sequence TTGTTTATCTGGATTGTTCGCTTATTAGTTATTATTGCTGGGCCAATCATTGGTTATTTTCAGATTTCTCCAGGGGCTAAGGGTATTCTAATCGGAACGGGTGCTGCAATTTTGATTATCCTTGTAGAGATACTTATTGAAAAAGTTGCCCTGGATACAATGGTAGCTGGTGGTATTGGAATAATCCTGGGATTAATTGCTGCCAAACTCATTGACTATTCGGTAGCATTGATGGGGAATCCATCTGTGGATACATTCTTTAAATCGTATTCTCTGTTAACAAAAGTTGTGCTTGCTTATATCGGAATGCTCCTGGCTATTAAAAAGAAAGAGGAATTAGAACTTCTGGATAAGAACATCACCCTTTCCAGTAAGCGAAAAGGTGGTGCGATGATGAAGGTCATCGACACCAGCGCCTTAATTGATGGTAGGATTATTGATATCTGCGAGACCAAATTTTTAGAAGGAACTCTGGTAATCCCCAATTTCGTTTTGAAAGAACTGCAAGAAATTTCTGATTCACCAGACTCTTCAAAGAGAAACCTGGGTAGGAGGGGACTCGACGTTTTAAAGAGACTCCAGGAGACTAAACAGGTCACAGTAAAGATTTTTGAGAAAGATTATCCTAAAATTGAAGAAGTAGATGCAAAGATAATAAAATTGGCTGATGAATTGGATGCCAGGATTATGACTGCCGACTTCAACTTAAACAAAGTTGCAGCGGTGCAGGGAATTGCTGTTTTGAATGTCAACGAACTGTCCAACGCAATTAAACCGCCAGTTCTGCCTGGCGAGGCAATGAAGGTCTTCGTTTTAAAAGAGGGAAAAGAGCCTAAACAGGGAGTGGCTTATCTTGATGATGGAACGATGGTGGTAATTGAAGATGGAAGGAGATATATCGGCAGAAAAGTTGACGTAATGGTAAACAGCATTTTACAAACTGCCGCCGGACGGATGATATTTGCCCGCCTTGTGGAAGAATGA
- the ispD gene encoding 2-C-methyl-D-erythritol 4-phosphate cytidylyltransferase: MKVVAIIVAAGSGKRMGRSTKKQFLSIGSKPILAYTLDVFDSINRVDRIILVIPRGWKRYCQKEIIEKYGYKKEIELTSGGARRQDSVACGLALVSSDYEIVIIHDGVRPFVTRRMIIESIAKARKFGACVVAVPVSDTVKMANSRGVIERTLPRECLWRVQTPQTFRLSLIKKAYAKALKDRFYGTDDAQLVERMNKPVKVISGDYRNIKITTKEDLILAERILSKKPF, encoded by the coding sequence TTGAAAGTAGTAGCAATTATTGTTGCTGCTGGCAGTGGAAAAAGGATGGGACGTTCAACAAAGAAACAGTTCCTCTCTATCGGCTCTAAACCAATTCTGGCATATACTCTCGATGTATTTGACTCAATAAATAGAGTTGACAGGATAATTTTGGTTATCCCCAGAGGTTGGAAAAGGTATTGTCAGAAGGAAATTATAGAGAAGTACGGATATAAGAAAGAGATAGAGTTGACTAGTGGAGGAGCGCGGCGACAGGACTCGGTGGCTTGTGGACTTGCTCTTGTGTCTTCGGATTATGAGATAGTAATTATTCATGATGGAGTGAGGCCGTTTGTCACCAGAAGGATGATAATTGAATCTATTGCCAAAGCAAGGAAATTTGGAGCCTGCGTTGTCGCCGTTCCTGTGAGTGATACTGTCAAAATGGCAAACAGTAGAGGCGTTATAGAAAGAACGCTTCCTCGTGAATGTCTCTGGAGAGTTCAGACTCCACAAACGTTCCGGCTCAGTTTGATTAAGAAAGCTTATGCTAAAGCCCTGAAAGACAGATTTTATGGCACTGACGATGCTCAGTTGGTGGAAAGAATGAATAAACCAGTAAAAGTTATCTCCGGTGACTACCGTAACATAAAAATTACCACTAAAGAAGACCTGATCCTTGCTGAAAGGATATTATCAAAAAAGCCATTCTAG